In Elusimicrobium sp. An273, a genomic segment contains:
- the murQ gene encoding N-acetylmuramic acid 6-phosphate etherase: protein MKPVNLNMIATETRNPNTMDLDKSTPRQIARKINREDFNAARAVQAANKEIAAVMVMAAHAYARHKKIIFIGAGTSGRLGILEAVECVPTFGTKPSQIIGLIAGGKKAVFRSQEGAEDDARQGAKEIARAAKKDDLVIGLTASGRTPYVLGALKEAQKIGAGTALISCNPQALCPHAQVHIALPTGPEALCGSTRMKAGTATKMALNAITTGAMTLCGKTYGNLMIDVQPTNEKLVARAIRLICTVAGTDEKTAAKLLQAAGKNVKTAVVMHRKKASKKEAEKLLKKQNGFLTKVIDG, encoded by the coding sequence ATGAAACCGGTCAATTTAAATATGATTGCCACGGAAACCCGAAACCCGAATACGATGGATTTGGATAAATCCACCCCGCGCCAAATCGCCCGCAAAATAAACCGCGAAGATTTCAACGCCGCACGCGCCGTGCAAGCCGCCAACAAAGAGATTGCGGCCGTTATGGTCATGGCGGCGCACGCCTACGCGCGGCATAAAAAAATTATTTTTATCGGTGCCGGCACCAGCGGGCGGCTGGGCATTTTGGAAGCGGTGGAATGCGTGCCCACGTTTGGCACCAAACCCTCGCAAATTATCGGGTTAATTGCCGGCGGGAAAAAGGCCGTCTTCCGTTCGCAGGAAGGAGCCGAGGACGACGCCCGGCAAGGCGCGAAAGAAATCGCCCGCGCCGCCAAAAAAGACGATTTGGTAATCGGCCTGACCGCCAGCGGCCGCACGCCCTATGTGCTGGGCGCGCTGAAAGAAGCCCAAAAAATAGGCGCAGGCACGGCTCTTATTTCCTGCAATCCGCAGGCCCTCTGCCCGCACGCGCAGGTGCATATTGCTCTGCCGACCGGGCCGGAAGCCTTGTGCGGGTCTACCCGCATGAAAGCGGGCACCGCCACCAAAATGGCCTTAAACGCCATTACCACCGGCGCCATGACGCTGTGCGGCAAAACCTACGGCAACCTGATGATAGACGTTCAGCCCACCAATGAAAAATTGGTCGCCCGCGCCATTCGGTTAATTTGCACCGTGGCGGGAACGGACGAAAAAACCGCCGCCAAGCTGCTGCAGGCGGCGGGGAAAAACGTTAAAACCGCGGTAGTCATGCACCGCAAAAAAGCGTCTAAAAAAGAAGCCGAAAAATTATTAAAAAAGCAAAACGGTTTTTTAACCAAGGTGATTGATGGCTAA
- a CDS encoding DoxX family protein yields MRQIDLHCNIDEDVFSLTIFLTRLLTGLVLLYVTIGSLLFYREFLYNATAIGLPLPVPVGLTVLVAELFLALFLILGWFTRPAAWLSVLCTAVMGVIFFASDFNKLYVALLVLLLTALLPAALLGPGKISLDYKHAVRRAQKSRRG; encoded by the coding sequence ATGCGCCAAATTGATTTGCATTGCAATATAGACGAAGACGTCTTTTCGCTTACGATTTTTCTAACCCGGTTGCTGACGGGGCTGGTGCTGTTGTACGTTACCATCGGCAGCCTGCTTTTTTACCGGGAATTTTTATATAACGCCACCGCTATTGGCCTGCCGCTTCCGGTGCCGGTTGGGCTGACGGTGCTGGTGGCGGAACTGTTTTTGGCGCTGTTTCTGATTTTGGGCTGGTTTACGCGCCCGGCGGCGTGGCTGTCCGTGTTGTGCACGGCCGTGATGGGGGTTATCTTTTTTGCATCGGATTTCAATAAATTGTATGTAGCGCTGCTGGTGCTGCTGCTGACGGCGTTGCTGCCGGCGGCGTTATTGGGCCCTGGAAAAATCAGTTTAGATTACAAACACGCGGTGCGCCGCGCGCAAAAATCACGCAGAGGTTAA
- a CDS encoding anhydro-N-acetylmuramic acid kinase, with protein MAKFALGLMSGTSADGLTVSAVQLRPLRILHFKNYPYPSRLQQKLLTAYALPAAELSALHFELGKLYAKTVQKFLKEFHLSAADLEVTGSHGQTIYHGPYDAVPNTLQIGEPSFIAVQTGRPVVSDFRPMDMALGGQGAPLIPFFDAYVWGRGTPKILLNVGGISNFSVVGKNIKTFGFDVGPGNTLLDLAAQRLLKQPFDKNGRTAARGTPDVKRVQILLRQKYFLQKPPKSLDKNTFGEKYLDRYFPRADFKSTADLLATLTWFTAAAVAQAVQQFVPAACRRELVVSGGGCYNHTLLAFLRRLLPALKITTTLSYGIDPQAKESAAFALFAWRALHGQINHCSRATGARKDAVLGKITL; from the coding sequence ATGGCTAAATTTGCGTTAGGACTGATGAGCGGCACCAGCGCAGACGGGCTGACCGTCAGCGCCGTACAGCTGCGGCCGCTGCGTATTCTGCATTTTAAAAATTACCCGTATCCCTCCCGTCTTCAGCAAAAATTATTAACGGCATACGCGTTGCCGGCGGCGGAGCTGTCCGCCCTGCATTTTGAACTGGGCAAATTATACGCCAAAACCGTTCAAAAATTTTTAAAAGAGTTTCACTTGTCCGCCGCCGATTTGGAAGTAACCGGCTCGCACGGGCAGACGATCTATCACGGCCCTTATGACGCCGTGCCCAACACCCTGCAAATCGGCGAGCCTTCTTTTATCGCCGTGCAAACGGGGCGGCCGGTCGTGTCGGACTTTCGGCCGATGGACATGGCGCTTGGCGGGCAGGGGGCACCTTTAATTCCTTTTTTTGACGCCTATGTGTGGGGGCGCGGCACCCCCAAAATTTTGCTTAACGTAGGCGGCATTTCCAATTTTTCCGTCGTCGGCAAAAACATAAAAACCTTCGGGTTTGACGTGGGGCCCGGCAATACGTTACTGGATTTGGCCGCTCAGCGCCTGCTCAAGCAGCCGTTTGATAAAAACGGCCGCACGGCCGCACGCGGCACGCCGGATGTAAAACGCGTACAAATACTGCTGCGCCAAAAATACTTTTTGCAAAAGCCTCCCAAGAGTTTAGACAAAAATACCTTTGGGGAAAAATATCTTGACCGATATTTCCCCCGTGCCGATTTTAAAAGTACCGCCGATTTGCTGGCCACGCTCACGTGGTTTACCGCGGCGGCCGTGGCTCAGGCCGTTCAGCAATTTGTGCCCGCGGCCTGCCGCCGGGAACTGGTGGTATCCGGCGGGGGGTGCTACAATCACACGCTCCTTGCCTTTTTGCGCCGCCTGTTGCCCGCGCTAAAAATTACCACGACTTTATCCTACGGCATCGACCCGCAGGCCAAAGAAAGTGCGGCGTTTGCCTTGTTTGCCTGGCGGGCACTGCACGGGCAAATTAATCATTGCTCCCGCGCCACCGGCGCACGGAAAGATGCTGTGTTAGGGAAAATTACGTTATGA
- a CDS encoding glycoside hydrolase family 3 N-terminal domain-containing protein — MNINRLVHPGFWFGKTPQEEALQLARMGVGGFCLYGGTRAEVAALTQALRAASPHKRILISADYEDGLGRWLPDAELLPSNLALGAADDTALAEEKGFLTARQAKSIGVDWVFAPVVDLADHPQNPIVNTRSFGADPQKVTRLAGAFMDGLAKGGALNSLKHFPGHGNTATDSHLALPVLLSTKQHILTHELVPFQQLLNKADAVMVGHLLVPTLDEQYPASVSHTLMTDLLKKQMGFAGCVCTDALGMKALGDEKKAALKAFLAGAHILLVPEKPFELLDFLNKQTLPPALLEQAMQQQNFLCARADEVPCTTQAAAFGPTDFSARTAHKALTLLGAPLTLTAGETLYYLSVGNDEHLSQEPFLQALQQHHIKTEAFNGQEGKLAVLCWRRYQAYKGKIGLDEQEIQQVKQALQNHPHSIAISFANPWTVDNIPCRGKLFAFSPAPAFQQAAADVLAGKLTPQGKMPVLL; from the coding sequence ATGAATATCAACCGTTTGGTACACCCCGGTTTTTGGTTTGGAAAGACCCCGCAGGAAGAAGCCCTGCAGCTGGCGCGCATGGGCGTAGGCGGGTTTTGCCTCTATGGCGGAACCCGTGCGGAAGTGGCCGCTTTGACGCAAGCGCTTCGCGCCGCTTCCCCGCATAAACGCATTTTAATTTCCGCCGATTACGAAGACGGTTTGGGCCGCTGGCTGCCGGATGCGGAGCTGCTGCCCTCCAACCTGGCCCTCGGCGCGGCGGACGATACGGCCTTGGCCGAAGAAAAAGGGTTTTTAACCGCCCGCCAAGCCAAAAGCATTGGGGTGGATTGGGTGTTCGCCCCGGTGGTAGACCTGGCCGACCATCCCCAAAACCCTATCGTAAACACTCGTTCTTTCGGGGCAGACCCGCAAAAAGTAACCCGCCTCGCGGGAGCGTTTATGGACGGACTGGCCAAGGGCGGCGCGCTAAACAGCTTAAAACATTTCCCGGGGCACGGGAACACGGCCACGGATTCGCACCTGGCGCTTCCCGTGTTGCTCTCTACCAAACAGCATATTCTGACGCACGAATTGGTGCCTTTTCAGCAACTTTTAAACAAGGCAGACGCCGTCATGGTGGGGCATTTATTGGTGCCCACGTTAGACGAGCAATATCCCGCTTCGGTTTCCCATACGCTGATGACCGATTTGCTCAAAAAACAAATGGGCTTTGCCGGATGTGTGTGTACGGACGCGTTGGGTATGAAAGCGCTGGGAGATGAAAAGAAAGCCGCCTTAAAAGCTTTTTTGGCGGGGGCGCATATTTTGCTGGTGCCGGAGAAACCCTTTGAACTGTTAGATTTTTTAAACAAGCAAACCCTGCCGCCAGCCCTGCTGGAGCAAGCAATGCAACAGCAAAATTTTTTGTGCGCCCGCGCAGACGAAGTGCCTTGCACCACGCAGGCGGCCGCCTTCGGGCCGACGGATTTTTCGGCCCGCACGGCACACAAAGCGCTCACACTTTTGGGCGCGCCGCTTACGTTGACTGCGGGAGAAACGCTGTATTATCTGTCCGTCGGCAATGACGAGCACTTATCGCAAGAGCCTTTCTTGCAAGCCTTGCAGCAACACCATATTAAAACGGAAGCTTTTAACGGGCAGGAAGGGAAATTGGCCGTTCTTTGCTGGCGGCGCTACCAAGCGTATAAGGGAAAAATAGGACTGGACGAACAAGAAATCCAACAGGTCAAACAAGCCCTGCAAAACCACCCGCACAGCATTGCCATCAGCTTTGCCAACCCGTGGACAGTTGATAACATCCCCTGCCGCGGCAAGCTGTTTGCTTTCAGCCCCGCACCCGCTTTTCAGCAGGCGGCGGCGGACGTACTGGCCGGGAAGCTTACCCCCCAAGGCAAAATGCCGGTTTTACTGTAA
- the recR gene encoding recombination mediator RecR, translating to MKSLDRFIRALRRLPGVGPRQAERFAAYFLRASQGETEEFIHALAAIKQDVKLCPQCFSYSEDGLCEICRDPDRDRGLICVVEDPQDIESLEKTGAYKGLYHVLHGAISPMDGRGAEQVKVRELLERVQHAQPPVREVIIATDPDSEGETTALYLADLLRGLVGQVTRIGYGVPLGGDIDYMDEMTLGYSLKGRTKI from the coding sequence ATGAAAAGTTTAGACCGTTTCATCCGTGCTTTGCGAAGACTGCCCGGCGTAGGCCCGCGGCAGGCGGAACGTTTTGCCGCCTATTTTTTGCGGGCGTCGCAAGGCGAAACGGAAGAGTTTATCCATGCGCTGGCGGCCATCAAGCAGGACGTTAAATTGTGTCCCCAGTGCTTTAGCTACAGCGAAGACGGCCTGTGCGAAATCTGCCGCGACCCCGACCGCGACCGGGGGCTTATCTGCGTGGTGGAAGACCCGCAGGACATTGAATCGCTGGAAAAAACGGGCGCGTATAAAGGGCTGTACCACGTGCTGCACGGCGCCATTTCACCCATGGACGGGCGCGGGGCGGAACAGGTGAAAGTGCGCGAACTGTTGGAACGCGTCCAGCATGCGCAGCCGCCGGTGCGGGAAGTGATTATCGCCACCGATCCGGACAGCGAGGGCGAAACGACGGCCCTGTATCTGGCCGATTTGCTGCGCGGGCTGGTGGGGCAGGTAACGCGCATCGGCTATGGCGTGCCGCTGGGCGGCGATATTGATTATATGGATGAAATGACGCTGGGCTATTCCCTAAAAGGACGCACCAAAATCTAA
- the dnaX gene encoding DNA polymerase III subunit gamma/tau, protein MEMLEEQNQYVSLANKYRPQKFEDMVGQESISKTLQNALKLGRIAHAYLFYGPRGCGKTTTARILAKALNCTGHGNNKPTPEPCGQCPQCLEIAQSADMDVLELDAASNTQVEKVREAIIDTVALASSRDRFKVFILDEVHMLSTSSFNALLKTIEEPPAHVVFILATTEKHKVPATIVSRCQTFRFRPLTVEEISTHLLDLAGAENIDLTPGAAKIIAKNAGGAMRDALTLLDRAIAYSGERIDEKAVGEMLGLTPDELIKQAVDALVQKNGPQLHRVFETLKEEGFDANAFLKDLKNTLGDLFYFSLGQGEEPFAGAKETVKNVSSGFLAQLSRKINKIIEEVKFSDNALVSAEVGMFTVMDSCLDIESFIRRLEALERGEPASSGPASPARPPLSHAPAQATPAARTAKPSVQKAVPVSPKPAVAAKPAVNTQEDILADDEEEEDASLSPAAAASLQKTLSNRQIWDKMLQQFAKSPFVYDVMTNCSVTFSDAQWTLHFAPGKEFYQIPAQNKLPELEQAAQKISGRVIRIQLGTPEQPSAAQTAPRTESVKKPSAQAAKQPAKAAPCQEPAPVRGTAPHAAETASQKQSAPAGSSRAVISEEEPFVKGNFEADAAAGAAADTPEEVKDILEIFPGELMA, encoded by the coding sequence ATGGAAATGTTAGAAGAGCAAAACCAATATGTCAGTTTGGCAAATAAATACCGCCCCCAAAAATTTGAAGATATGGTGGGGCAGGAAAGCATTTCCAAAACCTTGCAAAACGCATTAAAGCTGGGGCGCATTGCGCATGCGTATTTGTTCTATGGCCCGCGCGGCTGCGGTAAAACCACCACGGCGCGCATTTTGGCCAAAGCGCTTAACTGCACCGGGCACGGCAACAACAAGCCCACGCCCGAGCCCTGCGGGCAATGCCCGCAGTGTTTGGAAATTGCCCAAAGTGCGGATATGGACGTGCTGGAGCTGGACGCCGCGAGCAACACCCAAGTGGAAAAAGTGCGCGAGGCTATCATTGATACGGTGGCGCTGGCTTCGTCGCGCGACCGGTTTAAAGTATTTATTTTGGACGAAGTACACATGCTTTCCACCAGCTCTTTTAACGCGCTTTTAAAAACCATTGAAGAACCGCCCGCCCATGTGGTGTTTATTTTGGCCACGACGGAAAAACACAAAGTGCCCGCCACCATTGTCAGCCGCTGCCAAACATTTCGTTTCCGCCCGCTGACGGTGGAAGAAATCAGCACGCATTTGCTGGATTTGGCCGGGGCGGAAAATATAGACCTCACGCCGGGGGCGGCCAAAATCATCGCCAAAAACGCCGGCGGCGCCATGCGCGACGCGCTGACGCTTTTAGACCGCGCCATCGCCTACAGCGGCGAGCGGATTGACGAAAAAGCCGTGGGCGAAATGCTGGGCCTTACCCCCGATGAGTTAATTAAGCAGGCGGTGGACGCGCTGGTGCAAAAAAACGGCCCGCAGTTGCACCGGGTGTTTGAAACGCTTAAAGAAGAAGGCTTTGACGCCAATGCTTTTTTGAAAGATTTAAAAAATACGCTGGGCGATTTGTTTTACTTTTCCTTGGGCCAAGGCGAAGAACCGTTTGCGGGGGCGAAGGAAACCGTCAAAAACGTATCTTCCGGATTTTTGGCGCAGCTGTCGCGCAAGATTAACAAAATTATTGAAGAAGTAAAATTTTCGGACAATGCCCTCGTCAGCGCCGAAGTAGGCATGTTTACGGTGATGGACAGCTGCTTGGACATTGAATCCTTTATCCGCCGCTTGGAAGCCTTGGAGCGCGGCGAACCCGCCTCTTCCGGCCCGGCTTCGCCGGCGCGTCCTCCGCTCTCCCACGCGCCCGCGCAGGCAACGCCTGCCGCGCGCACGGCTAAACCGTCCGTTCAAAAGGCGGTGCCGGTGTCGCCAAAACCGGCTGTTGCCGCCAAACCGGCGGTAAACACGCAGGAAGATATCCTGGCAGATGACGAAGAAGAGGAAGACGCTTCGCTTTCGCCGGCGGCGGCCGCTTCGTTGCAAAAAACGCTTTCCAACCGCCAGATTTGGGATAAAATGCTTCAGCAGTTTGCCAAAAGCCCGTTTGTGTATGACGTGATGACCAACTGCTCCGTTACGTTTAGCGATGCCCAATGGACGCTTCATTTTGCTCCCGGAAAAGAGTTTTATCAAATCCCGGCGCAAAACAAACTGCCGGAATTGGAACAAGCCGCCCAGAAAATAAGCGGCCGCGTGATTCGCATCCAGTTAGGCACGCCGGAACAACCCTCCGCGGCGCAAACCGCCCCGCGGACGGAAAGCGTCAAAAAACCTTCCGCGCAAGCCGCCAAACAACCCGCCAAAGCCGCGCCTTGTCAGGAGCCGGCCCCCGTGCGGGGAACGGCGCCCCATGCGGCAGAAACCGCTTCGCAGAAGCAATCTGCCCCTGCGGGGAGTTCCCGTGCGGTTATTTCGGAAGAAGAACCTTTTGTAAAAGGCAATTTTGAAGCCGATGCCGCGGCCGGGGCTGCGGCGGATACGCCGGAAGAAGTGAAAGACATTTTGGAAATTTTCCCCGGTGAGTTGATGGCGTAA
- a CDS encoding 1,9-bis(guanidino)-5-aza-nonane synthase, which produces MAKLTKKDFLKDTIKHIDLKKYNVVPMVEAFGSMAYASREVARASKIYNMMLSDKKCSVILCIAGSLVSAGLKKVVVDMIQNNMVDAIVSNGANIVDQDFFEALGYKHYIGTPYNADDNLLRDLHIDRIYDTYIDEDQLKECDETVHKICNSLEPRPYSSREFIWEMGKWLEKKGKGKDSIVYNAYKYGVPVFVPAFSDCSAGFGFVAHQTEHPEAHVSIDSAKDFLELTKIKIKAKETGLMMFSGGVPKNFAQDTVVAAEILGADAPMHKYAVQITVADVRDGALSGSTLKEASSWGKVSTALEQMVYGECTTLIPLIIGYGYHKGAWKKRKAANYVKFLQDEDAKVAALKAKKAKK; this is translated from the coding sequence ATGGCAAAACTTACCAAAAAAGACTTTCTCAAAGACACCATCAAACACATTGACCTCAAAAAATACAATGTGGTTCCTATGGTGGAAGCCTTTGGGAGCATGGCCTACGCTTCCCGCGAAGTGGCCAGAGCGAGCAAAATCTACAATATGATGCTGTCTGACAAAAAATGCTCCGTCATTTTGTGCATCGCGGGATCGCTCGTATCCGCCGGGCTTAAAAAAGTAGTGGTGGACATGATTCAAAACAACATGGTTGACGCGATTGTTTCCAACGGCGCCAATATCGTAGACCAGGACTTCTTTGAAGCGTTGGGTTACAAACACTATATCGGCACCCCCTATAACGCCGACGACAACTTGCTGCGCGACCTGCACATTGACCGTATCTACGACACCTATATTGACGAAGACCAACTCAAAGAATGCGACGAAACCGTCCATAAAATTTGCAATTCCCTGGAGCCCCGCCCCTACTCTTCCCGCGAATTTATTTGGGAAATGGGCAAATGGCTGGAGAAAAAAGGCAAAGGAAAAGACTCTATCGTCTACAACGCTTACAAATACGGCGTGCCCGTGTTTGTGCCGGCCTTCTCGGACTGCTCGGCCGGTTTCGGCTTTGTAGCCCATCAAACCGAACACCCCGAAGCCCATGTGTCTATCGACAGCGCCAAAGACTTCTTGGAACTGACCAAAATCAAAATCAAAGCCAAAGAAACCGGATTGATGATGTTCTCGGGCGGCGTACCGAAAAACTTTGCCCAAGACACCGTGGTGGCGGCCGAAATTTTAGGGGCGGATGCTCCCATGCACAAATACGCCGTGCAAATTACGGTGGCCGACGTGCGCGACGGTGCCTTGTCCGGCTCCACCCTCAAGGAAGCTTCTTCCTGGGGTAAAGTTTCCACCGCGCTGGAACAGATGGTGTACGGCGAATGCACGACCTTGATTCCGCTCATCATCGGCTACGGCTACCACAAAGGCGCGTGGAAAAAACGCAAAGCGGCCAACTACGTCAAGTTCCTCCAGGACGAAGACGCCAAAGTGGCGGCTTTGAAAGCCAAAAAAGCCAAAAAATAA
- a CDS encoding ComEC/Rec2 family competence protein — protein MHPDLYKRPLLWCLAALICLLLCFYRPAPAKRDVFHALPQKQVTLTGRVAHFPVHKKKSTNAVVKVLSVNGQLADGYVYARFAGFEPQWQDTLLLQGRLQKPYGIHLLGNFDWRHYLAQQHIFTESKVSQAQVVRPAGVFFRGLRALREDILHTFERSFAPELAAIAGGVLLGERGEISPRLYADFQDSGAVHLLVASGGNVGFVTLITVGLCALVGLGRKKTIICALAVAGLYTLAAGADAPLVRAYFMAVCACVGYLLGRNSGVFQGLLVSCFIILCLEPASVFETGFQMSFLATLAIIVCLSNYRLPAAWPGWVRFFAQIFLATLSTQLVLLPIFTNVFYKVSVTGLLSNMLLVPWASTLMGITFGYYVFTLLHMGFLLQGPAAWGLEGFKMLVEFFASFKLSSVPAAAWSPGAIAAYYAGLFWLFHLPQKQFARKLFWPCLIVAGMALGVQACFFSGGRVYLLNEWNKNAAIVKLSNGKVLLFEAGIAPEKLTSALYKIGVQKADAVLTFSHAPVPKELETLSKTGTVIRPFTPGVWPGDTLPAAGVPVRVTWGEHQTRQGKMWINAGYSGTRLDDVSYCFASREQDICLGAGARFVRIGENVHANQRNQTVKLQI, from the coding sequence ATGCATCCCGATCTGTACAAAAGGCCGCTTTTGTGGTGTTTGGCGGCGCTTATTTGTTTGCTTCTGTGTTTTTATCGTCCCGCTCCTGCCAAGCGGGATGTTTTTCATGCCTTGCCGCAAAAACAAGTTACGCTTACCGGAAGGGTGGCGCATTTCCCCGTTCATAAAAAGAAATCCACCAATGCCGTTGTGAAGGTCTTGTCCGTAAACGGACAGCTGGCAGACGGCTATGTGTATGCGCGGTTTGCAGGGTTTGAACCGCAGTGGCAAGATACCCTGCTCCTACAGGGCCGCCTGCAAAAGCCGTACGGCATTCACCTGTTGGGGAATTTTGACTGGCGGCACTATCTGGCCCAACAGCATATTTTTACGGAAAGCAAAGTCTCGCAGGCGCAGGTGGTGCGCCCGGCGGGGGTGTTCTTCCGCGGGCTGAGGGCGCTGCGGGAAGATATTTTGCACACGTTTGAGCGGTCATTTGCGCCGGAGCTGGCGGCCATTGCAGGGGGCGTGCTGTTGGGCGAGCGCGGGGAAATATCCCCACGGCTCTATGCCGATTTTCAAGACAGCGGCGCCGTGCATCTGTTGGTGGCTTCCGGCGGCAATGTAGGGTTTGTTACGTTAATTACCGTAGGGCTCTGCGCGTTAGTGGGGCTAGGCAGGAAGAAAACCATTATCTGCGCGCTGGCGGTGGCCGGGCTCTACACCTTGGCGGCCGGGGCCGACGCCCCGTTGGTGCGGGCCTATTTTATGGCGGTCTGTGCGTGTGTGGGGTATTTGCTGGGGCGCAACAGCGGGGTGTTTCAGGGGCTGTTGGTGTCTTGTTTTATTATTTTGTGTCTGGAGCCCGCAAGCGTGTTTGAAACGGGGTTTCAAATGTCGTTTCTGGCGACGCTGGCCATTATCGTGTGTTTGAGCAATTACCGGCTTCCCGCCGCGTGGCCGGGGTGGGTGCGCTTTTTTGCGCAAATCTTTTTGGCGACGCTTTCCACCCAGCTGGTGCTGCTGCCGATTTTTACCAATGTGTTTTATAAAGTTTCCGTGACGGGCCTGCTTTCTAATATGCTTTTGGTGCCGTGGGCGTCCACCTTAATGGGCATTACCTTTGGCTACTATGTGTTCACGCTGCTGCATATGGGGTTTTTACTGCAGGGGCCTGCCGCGTGGGGGCTGGAAGGATTTAAAATGTTGGTGGAATTTTTTGCGTCTTTTAAGCTGTCTTCCGTTCCGGCCGCGGCGTGGAGCCCGGGCGCCATAGCGGCGTATTATGCGGGGCTGTTTTGGCTGTTTCATCTGCCGCAAAAACAGTTCGCCCGCAAACTCTTCTGGCCGTGCCTGATCGTTGCGGGGATGGCGCTGGGGGTGCAGGCGTGTTTCTTTTCCGGCGGGCGCGTGTATTTGCTAAACGAGTGGAACAAAAACGCCGCGATCGTAAAGCTCTCCAACGGCAAAGTGTTGTTGTTTGAGGCGGGCATTGCACCCGAAAAACTGACATCGGCCCTTTATAAAATAGGAGTGCAAAAAGCGGACGCCGTACTGACTTTTTCGCATGCGCCCGTGCCCAAGGAGCTGGAGACCCTTTCCAAAACGGGCACCGTCATCCGGCCTTTCACACCCGGCGTCTGGCCGGGGGACACCCTGCCCGCGGCCGGCGTGCCGGTACGGGTTACGTGGGGGGAACATCAAACCCGGCAAGGGAAAATGTGGATTAATGCCGGCTACAGCGGCACCCGCTTGGATGACGTTTCCTATTGCTTTGCAAGCCGGGAGCAAGACATTTGCCTGGGGGCCGGGGCGCGGTTTGTGCGCATTGGGGAGAACGTGCATGCCAACCAAAGGAATCAAACCGTAAAGCTTCAAATTTAG
- a CDS encoding nucleoside deaminase, which produces MEQAELKEHAKFLKEAVKMAEKGMLSGKGGPFGAVIVKDGKIIARGCNQVTSSNDPTRHAEVDAIRKACKKLGTFELKDCVIYSSCEPCPMCLGAIYWARPKALFFAADRFTAAKYGFDDEFIYKEVPLPVEKRSLKTFCIDLENKNEPFEKWNEKTDKITY; this is translated from the coding sequence ATGGAACAAGCGGAACTGAAAGAACATGCCAAATTTTTAAAAGAAGCCGTTAAAATGGCCGAAAAGGGAATGCTCTCCGGCAAGGGCGGCCCGTTTGGCGCGGTGATTGTGAAAGACGGCAAAATTATTGCCCGCGGCTGCAATCAGGTAACCTCGTCCAACGATCCCACCCGTCATGCGGAAGTGGACGCTATTCGCAAAGCATGTAAAAAATTGGGAACGTTTGAATTGAAAGACTGCGTAATTTATTCTTCCTGCGAGCCGTGCCCGATGTGCTTGGGCGCCATTTATTGGGCCCGCCCCAAAGCGCTGTTTTTTGCGGCCGACCGGTTTACCGCCGCCAAATACGGCTTTGACGATGAATTTATTTATAAAGAAGTGCCGCTGCCGGTGGAAAAACGCTCGCTTAAAACGTTTTGCATTGATTTGGAAAACAAAAACGAGCCGTTTGAAAAGTGGAACGAAAAAACAGATAAAATCACGTATTAA